GAGTCGCATGAAGGAAGGGATCTGAAGAGGCTGTAACAAAGTCGCCAGGAGCAAGATTTGAGGCGCCGTGGAAGATGAATCGAATGGTATAGCCTTGCGGCGCATCAGGAAGAGGGGTCGGGTCGAAGCCACCGGGAGGTCCTTTTGTAATCTGATGTACACGGTCTTTAAGGCCGGTTCCAATCTTTGTAGGACGCTTTATAGCGTGGTCATGATGATACTCCTGTCCATTTTGTTGTGGGTTCGCACCGTTTGTCTGCTCTTGTGATACTCCATTGCCATTCTGTGTCGCTGTCTCGTCGTGGCTGTGACCGTTCGTTTGGCCATCGCCGTTGGTGCTGCTGATTGGAGTGGTCATTTTCTAGACCCTTGTTTCTGCTGAAGAACGCGAAAGAAAGATCAAGATTGTGATCTAACGAGTTTGCGCCGGAGGATATACTGCTCGATACAGTAACCAAAAACTCTGCGTCACTTGAACGAAATAATGTCCTATCATCCGGGTACCCGAAGGATGGTTTTGTTATGacgatgaaggaggagggtTGGGTTCAATAACGGTTAAAAGAGGCTGGTTCGTAAGGGTCCTGTCCTCGTTAGATGGTGTGATAAGCGCCGTCGCAACCGTGGCTCTGGAACTGAACTAGAACTGCAACTATTATAATGGCGGCAGACGGTGGCTTATATTTGAGCGCCATGCCAACCAGGCCATGATAATGGTACCTTTCTCCTAATCTCGTTACAGTGGCATGAGAACTTCAGCCAAGGTCAGACTTGGTCTACCCACAACAGCTGTATAACTCAACATCTCTTGGCGCCATGAAGCGTCGCAAGCTCTCATGGCCAAGTCATTAAAAGTACCATTGAATTTGCTATTTTCTGACGTCACCTCGAGTTGTGTACAGGGAAATGCATGCAGGACTTCACGGCTATAGCGGCATTTGATGTGCCAAGGGCTGGGCTGTAGCGGCTATGAGTGCCGCCCAGCGTGGGAACCCCTTGAGATTCACCCACCTAGATGGGGCTTTTAGGGGACCCTGATCATTTTTCTCGGCACAGCCTAGCAATTCTTTACGCGATGGCTTCGGAACGCGGCTCGCCTGTCAAAGCGACTTTTAGTTCAATCATGAGATCTGCGTCGTAAATTTCGATTTTGCTTGTTCATGATCGACATCCTAAAGTTTCACATCTTTTCTCCAGCCATTATCTACTACCACTTCTGGTAACAATATTCACTTACACGCAAGCCGTCTGCTTGCTTCACAACATTGAAATGCAATCCTCAGCTTGAGTCAGGACACTAACATGTGGCTACTAATGTAATTAGTTCATTGAAGGCTCAAGCTCGGATCTCGGATCCAATGTTGGCCAGGCCCTTGTTCTAGACAATAACAAAGCCTCCATCTAATCATTCCATTATCAAATCTAAGGCTGCTTGATGTCCATCATTCAAAATCTGCCAAACCCATGtctaattaacctttatacGAACCAGTCAGCCCAATCTAACTAAGGTTGTTTAAATGTCCGAACGTGTTAGCGATAACTCAGAAACTCTTGTTTTACGAAATAGCGAATGAGAAGTCATTCCGCCACCTTTATTGGCCTGCTCTTGAGCTTCCTGATGCCTTATGCATGTTGTTACCGTTATTGCCAAACTGACACCTAATTTCATAGCCACGGGGCATATACACAAAAAACACATATCTACGAGGAGACCAATAGATTGCTGTTCTTGGTATTCGGCAACTCCGTGAACGGCATCACTCAACAACAATACATTCAGCCGCACATAGCTTCGCTACTTGCCTACTCAGATACGGCACAGACCCCACGTGGACTATCATGGTCTCATGTCAGCATCCAAATCAAGCCTCAGCCGTTCGTTAAGCTGGCTTGCATAGGCTGGGTGGTCATCTTTCTTGCCAAAACATGCATAGGCAAGAAATAACCATCCAGGGTACATTACATACTCACCTAAGTCAAGCCTTTGCCCCGTCTGTGTCGCGGTCTGATTCAAACGCTGGTTATTGTCAAATAGCAAGCAAGCATATTAACTTGAAATCGTTTATATCCATATATCATTTGAAAGAGTTTGTGCTATCCTTTGTGACATAATGTTTCTTAGTGGATGAAACGTCGAGCCATTGCTATACACTCCTGATATTCACCATAGCAGTGACTTTCCTTAACCAATGCATATTTCACATAAAGTACAGACATAGATAAACAAAAAGCGATCCCAGCACTAATTAGCAAGTGAAACCTTAGAAGAGACCATAAACTGAATCAATCACCTTCCCAATCCTCCATACACAACCATTCGAACCACAGtccctcttctcaacctccGCATTCATAACCCTCCCCCCTTCAACCTCGAGCTTGAATCCCGCGCGCCCCTTGATATGTTTTCCATCCATTCTTCCGAAACCTGCCATTAGGAAGAACCGTGTCGCATCGGCGTTACCAGGTGCCTCAGCAACTTTGGTGAACGACTTTAGCGCTTCATTCGAAGGCACGAGGTAGACAACCTTGGAGTTCTCCTTTGTGCGACGTCCGGAGAACGACATATCAAGACGATCTCTGGGGAACCACGGTGCAACGGTATATAGCAGCTCTCTGACGCGAGATGTCTCAGGGTCGGCGGCCAATATATCCTTCATTGACTTGGAAGGGGAGTGCTTGATGGTTGGTAGAGAGCGGTGATTTCTGGCGGAGTCTTCACCGAAATAGGTGAGCAATGGATCAAGAATGTTGTCAATTTTGTACACGATGCCGTTCGAAGCGGGAACACGGATTGGTTTGcctttcttgtctttcagGAGTTTAGCTTGTGTGCGAGCGCGCACATCAGTCTTCGTCAAGCCTGGGTTGGTGGTGATAACCCCCTTCGAGTCAGTATGAATTGAGAAACCCTCAATCGAGACGATGTTCTTATTGTATAGATCATGTGGAGCGAGTTTGCCCGGCAAGATATGCGTACGGAGAAGAGTGGTCAAGAGAGGATAACCAACTGCTGTGGTCAGCTTCTCCGTGAGGCCATGGACCTTAGCAATCGCCTCGTTGGTAGGGGCGAGGATGGTGAAGTCAAGACCAACGTTGTTGTCATTGAAACGCTCCTCGAATGCAGGTTCGGGAATTCCAATGCCACCTCCTGTTGACTTGAAGAGTTCATAGAATGCGGTCAAGTCCTTGTACTCTTCCAGAACAGTGAGGACAGCATTGGTGCGATTAACCTTGGCTGATGCTCCAGCCAAGAAGAGCATGGAAGCGCACAGCGCTGCtttgaagaagttggtcaTGTTTGAAAAGAGAGTGTCGAGCGATAATTGTTTTGCTGAAGCTGATGTCTCACATCGTTAGTTGCGGAGCTTCGTACCATTTTATAGATATTTCAATATTATCATTGGACTCCGTAGCTTTGACGATGTTACCCAAGTCGAGTATTACTGTGCataagagaaagaaaattCAGGTTTTCTTGATTTTGGAGATTTTCAATGCAACGCTCTTTTGCTCCGTGATGCTTCATGCTTCATACTCAAGTTAAAGTATGTGCTACTCGTGGTTGAGAGGAATTACACCAGAACAAGTAACCATGCACCAAAGATCAAACACGCTGCTGAACCTTGATTCGAGCCGGGACGATCATGCTCCTCACGGGCCAGCTTTATTATCAGCCCTTTATGATTAGTTTAATATGCTGTGCGGCCATAGTCTTTCGCGACAGCGTCCAGAGCTTATAAATGCCATCAGTTATCGAATTCCAGTTAATTTTGTGGCATTTGGGGGCATAAAATGGCACGATCAAGTAACATCAGGACGCTTCATGAGAATACTGAGTATTCGCTCATATGAATTTCTAAGTCTATCATCTGATTCCAATACCTACAGGTAGTGATAATGAAGGACAGTATCTCACAAAGTAATGTGTAGCGTTTTCTTGATAGTCATTACTCTAGATATCAAACTCAACAATGACTCAAACATTCTGCTTTATCAATTACGAATCTTACACTACATACAACTACTACATGAAGCTGAGACTGTATTGGGAATGCAATCAGATAGAAGTGAATAGTAACTGGAAGAATATAACATAAGTGCCGAAGATGATTCTACTCATATAAGTTCATAGACGCATGATATACCCCTTACCCTAGAGCACTGTGATTTTCGCAACTGGTTGCTGCGCTGCCTGAGCAGCTACAGCAAAGGAAGACACGGGGAAGCTGGTGGCTAAAGCAAGCTGAAGCGATGCCATTAGGACACGCTGGACTGTAACTTAGCTGTTCTGATTCAACGTCCCCTTCTTGAATGTTACTATTTTAATCTTTTGTCCCTGCGAACTTCTTAACGcggatgatgttggtgaggaTTCTAAGTACCTATTTAAAAAGATACTCTTTTCTTGCAGCACATATAGCCATAGCGGGTGTACCTCCGAAGCAAGGTACATCTCTCATCAATACGTGCCATTGTTCAGGGTCTGAGTCCCTTCTTACATCGGCCAAGGACAATCACGACATCTGCTTTAATGCGGTATTTTATCCGAATGATGAGTGACATTAACTCCCCGACCAACTGGTGTTCCTATTGTGCCATATGTACTCGTTCAAGGTGATGAAAAGGCTGATGAATGGAAGTATCTTTTAGCTGTTAGTGACCTCCTTGGATTCCGTGAGCTTCTCCCAATCGTCATCCCTAGTGGGGCTTTCAGACAAGCTGATTGGTACCAATCGTCATTCCAGTTGCCATTGCCCCGCTGTCGATCTGACTGCCCCGCCATTTGCTACCCTGAGATCCAATGGAAAGAGCTTATCGAGCTTCTGAAGCCATTGATCATACGGGGAGCTCAACAGAAGAAATCCCAttgttcctgttcctgggCCTGGCACCGCATCAGCACTGCATTTCACTTGCCTCGTCCCAACGCTTGCTCAGCTGTTAGGTTTAGGTACTGTAGGTATAAAGCTCCACGCTCGCCTCCTCTTTTTCAAGATGCGCCCTTTCTCTCCTGCATCCATCTCCCGCGTTACTCGCACAACCACTCGAATCAATCCCTTTTTTACCCAACCTCGCAACTTTTCTTTCACACAAGCCATAATGGGTGTTCAGAAGACCATCATCTCCGAGGGCAGCGGCGCCTCTCCTCAGGTCGGCCAAAAGGTCACCATCCAATACACCGGCTGGATCAAGGACGAGTCCAAGCCTGACAACAAGGGTGACCAGTATGTTCATTCGTACGCCCACCGCTCTTGAACGCAGTTGACAACTCTCTTCACAGGTTCGATAGCTCCGTCGGCCGTGGTGCCTTTGTGGTCCCCATTGGTGTTGGCCAGGTCATCAAGGGTGCGTCTCCCTATCCAGTTTCGGATCTGTAACGCATAAGACACCAAAGCTGACTCCAAATAGGCTGGGATGAGGGTGTTACCCAAATGAAGCTCGGCGAGAAGGCCCTTCTCGACATCACCCCGTAAGTgttctcaacatcctcagaTTAGTTGATATTTGGAATGCTAACCGTCACTGGCAGTGACTACGGCTACGGCGCTCGGTAAGCTCACAAATTAGGGCCATTGGACATGATGCCTCTGGAGCCGTCAAGCTAGACCATGAAGAAACAACTAACATAGTTAACAGCGGCTTCCCCGGCGCCATTCCCCCCAACGCCACCCTCCTCTTGTAAGTTGATTGAATATTACCAGATAAATGAACAGCCTACTGACTACTCCTTCAGCGAGGTTGAGCTCCAGAAGATTAACTAAGTCCCTCAACTATCTACCGCTATCCTTCGATCGAGTCTGGGAACATGAAGCTTTGACGGGCTTCTGATTAGCTGCAAACGCTCAACGAATGCTACGATCGACCTGGTGCTCATTATACCCCTACAGACATGTAGCATCGGGGTGCAGTATGGAGTGAGGAACCAAATATGGCGACTTCTACATATTTCCTAGGGACGGTCAAACAAAGAATAATTGAGATCCAACGTGAACCTCTGTGATGACCATTGCTGGCATGTGTTGGTGAACAAAAGGATGCACCGATAAATTGAAAGATATAATCAAGTATCTCGATGCCCCACCCCAAGCTGCTAATCAAGTATGTTTCTTTGTGCCGTAACTGAAGCTCACGTTGGTATGGCATCATGCGTAAAAATGCCCCGCGTACATCGACCCCGCCGTTTAAATCTCATGATGGACCTGCATGATTCTGAGGGTACCTGAACAAGAAGGTCGAGATCGCTGCAGTACCCTGAAAAATCGTACTGATGTGTCCGTAAGGGTTCTATACACCCGAAACTAACCGTGTCAAGTCAATGGAATCCAACAGAAGCTTGGAATCAGAAGCAATTAAGTGCTAGACCCATGAGAGGGGCGTCACCTACGTGTAGCTTTCACCCTAGCAACCTTGAACGTCCATACAGTTGACTTGCTGCGGGGCTGCTGTGCCACGCTGAGCTTGTGTACTTACTGGAGACTTCAAAATACCTAGGCTGCTGGTGGGTGAATGACTCGAAGAAACAGTTCAAAATTGTTCATTGCAGCAAAAACAGtatataataccttagtGAATACAAAATGAACCGATAAGAAGTGCAGATTGAAGCCTTGTACTGATTGATACCTCAGGCCAGGTGGCTTATTAAAGCTGAGGCGCCCGCTGACAGTATGGTTAGTGGGGCAAGACAGCTCTGCCTGGGGGCTTGGGCCATTACCTCATCACCATAGGACACTCCATGTCGCGCTCTCTTGTTCCACTCAACTTTCAAAAGTAGAACCTCTTTTCTTACAAACCACATTTGACCATACTCACAACACGAATTTTACGACTCTACGGTCTGCGACGAAGATACACATCGCTCGCGGATAACTCATTCTCCTTTCTCCATCTCTCACCGTCCCCTTCTACTCTTTGGTGGGGTTGAGCTCTGCCTGGTGCTGGATCGCCTTCGCAACGACTGACGCAGCGTTTCCAACATTACCACCTCTTCTAAAACAGCCAAGCTGGGGAAGCGAAAGCTCTCCAACGGGGAGTCACCTACCCATAAAAGAATAATGGCCGTAAGCCTAGATCCTCTGTACTCCCTATCTCGGCTTGTCGCCTGCCATACTCTTGCTTGAAGCATCAGAGCATGTGAAAAGCAGGTGCCATTTGAGAGACTTTCACCGTGAACATGCAAACAGGACGCGAAGATTCTAACAGTCCGGCTCAATAGGAACAAAAGCAACCAGAGGTCGACCTTGCGACCCGAATGCAGGTCGATGAGTCTGTTGTTGGACATAACGAAATCGATGAGTCCCTCTACAGCCGACAACTTTATGTGCTAGGCCACGAAGCCATGAAGCGTATGGGTGCTTCTAATGTGCTCATAGTCGGTCTAAAGGGTCTCGGCGTGGAAATCGCCAAGAACATCGCTCTGGCTGGTGTCAAGAGCCTTACCCTCTATGACCCTGCGCCAGTCCAGATTGCGGATCTCTCGTCCCAGTTCTTCCTCACACCCAGCGATGTCGGAAAGCCCAGAGATGAGGTCACTGTGCCTCGTGTCGCCGAGCTCAACGCCTATACCCCCGTTAAGCTCCACCAGTCACCTGGCCTTGATGGTGAACTTTCGCAGTTCGACAAGTACCAAGTTGTTGTTCTGACCAATGCGCCTATCCACCAACAAAAGGCTATCGGTGACTACTGCCACAGCAAGGGCATATACGTTGTTATTGCCGACACATACGGTCTTTTCGGCTCCGTTTTCTGTGACTTTGGCGAGAAGTTCACTTGCATCGATCCTACTGGCGAGACTCCTCTTAACGGCATCGTGGCAGGCATTGACGAGGAGGGCTTGGTGTCTGCACTCGACGAAACTCGACATGGGCTGGAAGATGGCGATTACGTGACATTCTCTGAGGTTGAAGGAATGGAAGCACTCAACGGAGCGGAGCCCCGAAGGATCACGGTTAAGGGCCCATATACCTTCTCAATCGGCGATGTTTCTGGACTCGGTCAATACAAGCGAGGTGGCATGTACcagcaggtcaagatgcccaagatcatcaacttcaaggACTTCACCACTGCGCTCAAGGAACCCGAGTTCCTTATCTCAGATTTCGCAAAGTTCGACCGACCTCAGCAGCTGCACCTCGGTTTCCAGGCACTCCATGCTTTCCAACTTACTCACAAGCGACTTCCCAACCCCATGGACAATGACGATGCTATCGTCGTTCTTGGTGCTGCTAAGAAGTTTGCTGAGCAGGAGGGTCTTGACATTCAGCTGGatgagaagcttctgaagGAGCTGAGCTACCAAGCCCAGGGTGATCTTAACCCTATGGCTGCCTACTTTGGTGGCATTGTGGCACAGGAGATCCTCAAGGCTGTTTCTGGCAAGTTCCAGCCCATCAACCAGTGGATGTACTTTGACTCTCTCGAGTCCCTGCCAACATCTATCAACGAAGAATGAGTCCGACATAACGCAATGGTGAATCCAACAGCTCCATCGCCAANNNNNNNNNNNNNNNNNNNNNNNNNNNNNNNNNNNNNNNNNNNNNNNNNNNNNNNNNNNNNNNNNNNNNNNNNNNNNNNNNNNNNNNNNNNNNNNNNNNNAGAGTCACCCAGGTCCTTCCAAAAAATTGCCCACCTAGATCATCCGACCAATTTGATGATCCGTAGAGTTCAAAATCTTCATACGGGCGCCGAGAGAGACCGTTATGAATCGTCAATTCTTGAAGCCCTGCGTGTTCGCTCGTCTCAAGCCCATGATTGGTCTCGGAACAGGACCCGAGGGCAAGATCTGGGTGACTGACATGGACTCGATCGAGAGGAGTAACCTGAACCGTCAATTTTTGTTCCGCGCCGATGATGTTGGTCAGATGAAGAGTGACCGTGCTGCTCTTGCTGTTCAACGAATGAACCCTGACCTCGAAGGCCACATGGTAACACTCAAGGAACGCGTTAGCCCCGAGACCGAGAATGTTTTCAACGAGGACTTCTGGCGAAACCTTGATGGTGTAACCAATGCTCTTGACAACGTTGAGGCTCGAACATACGTCGACCGCCGATGCGTTTTCTTCCAGAAGCCTCTTCTCGAGAGCGGCACTCTTGGAACCAAGGGCAACACGCAGGTCGTTCTGCCTCATCTCACCGAGTCTTATTCATCCTCCCAGGACCCCCCCGAGAAGGAGTTCCCTATGTGCACCATCCGAAGTTTCCCCAACAAGATCGATCACACTATTGCCTGGGCCAAGGAGTAcatgtttgagaagcttttTGTCAAGGCTCCTCAAACTGTCAACCTGTACTTGACCCAGCCTCAGTTCATTGAGAATTCTATGAAGCAGGGCGGTAACCAGAAGGAGACTCTTGAGACAATTAGAAACTATCTCACGACCGAGAGGCCACGAACCTTTGAGGACTGTATCGCCTGGGCCCGTCAGTTGTTTGAGACTGAGTTTTCCAACAAGATCCAGCAGCTCTTGTATAACTTTCCCAAGGATTCTGAGACCTCATCTGGTACTCCTTTCTGGTCCGGACCTAAGCGAGCTCCTGATGCGCTCAAGTTCGACCCCAACAACCCCTCTCACTTCGGTTTCATTGTTGCGGCAGCCAACCTCCATGCTTTCAACTACAACATCAAGTCTCCTGGAACCGACAGGTCCATATATCTGCGAGAATTGGACAATGTTATCGTTCCCGACTTTACACCCAGTTCCAACGTGAAGATCCAGGCCGACGACAAGGAGCCTGTGGTAAGTATTTTCACATCTTATTCAAAAACCAGTACTAATTCATGATTAGGAGCCCGAGTCAAGCAATTTCGATGACAATGACgagattgagaagctgaCCGCCAGCCTCCCATCGCCCAGCTCTTTGTCTGGATTCCAGTTGGTCCCTGTTGACTTCGAGAAAGACGATGACTCGAACCATCACATCGACTTCATCACTGCTTGCAGCAACCTCCGAGCAGAGAACTACAAGATCGAGCCTGCTGATCGACACAAGACCAAGTTCATCGCTGGCAAGATCATTCCCGCCATCGCCACGACTACGGCATTGGTTACCGGTCTGGTGGTGCTTGAGCTGTACAAGATCATCGATGGCAAGGATGATCTAGAGCAGTACAAGAACGGTTTCATCAATCTGGCCCTGCCTTTCTTTGGCTTCAGCGAGCCTATTGCTAGCCCCAAGGTGGAATACCAAGGCCCTGACGGCAAGGTTACGTTGGATAAGATTTGGGATCGTTTTGAGATTGAGGACATCACCCTGAAGGAGCTTTTGGATACCTTCAAGGCCAAGGGTCTGACCATCAGTATGCTGAGCTCTGGTGTCAGCCTCCTCTACGCGTCTTTCTTCCCTCCTTCGAAGCTGAAGGAGCGTTATGACCTCAAGCTGAGCCAGTTGGTTGAGACAATCTCAAAGAAGCCTATCCCTTCACACCAAAAGGAGGTCATTTTTGAGATTGTTGCTGAGGATCTTGCagaggaagatgttgaagttccctacatcaaggtcaagatggCATAAGCACTGTGGCTTTGAAGCTTTTGAACAGTCTTTTGAGATATGTATATGAGATGTTATAAACGACTGGAGTGCACATGAGCACATGAAGGACCAAAGGATGAAGCCTATAAAGATAGATAAATTCATTGCTGTATGACAAAGCTTACGGAGACTGCTATATTGATTTGCTGTTGACTATTCTGAGACCCCAATGATCTTCTTTTCGCGTACGCAAACGAAAACATATGCTGAACTGCTGAGACTACCACCTTGACTCGATATGGAAGGGAATTTTCTTTACCAAGCCAGTCGTCATGATGCACATGGGCTTATCAAGACAGTAGAGCATGATAACTAAGCAACTCGCAGTAAAGCGGGGTCGATTATTACGCCACGATTATGGAATGCTTCCAAGCGTGGCAGCCAAAGCTCTAGGACGGAATAGCTCAGGAATGGAAGCTCTCGGGGAACCCACCAGACGGAGGAAGAGGCCCTGGGGATTGGGAGGACAGGCTTTATCTGGTTGGTAACTAAGCTGCCATAGCTTGTGAGGGGCTGCTGAGCAAGTCATGAGTGAGCAAGGGTTCCATCATGTGTGGTGATGGCCACTTTTCTCGTACTCTCTTCAGCTGCAGCTATAAAGGTGTTGGTTGTCGCCGTCATTGAATGCTCCGATTTGTTTTTATAGACATGCCAATGCAAGGAATTGGAATTCGATCATCTCGAGTTTTCAACAGGAGTTCCCTCTTTGGAccacagcaacaacaatCCATCAGATTCATCACATCTATCAAAGCATCATCGTTTAAACCATCCCTCACTCAAGTTCAGCCCCCACATCAAATCAGAATGGTACACAGACCAGACACTCTCACTGCTCTTCTCAGCTTGCTAACAGAGCTACAGGCAAGCACTGGTAAAGTTACTGACTGGGTCAAGCCCGGCGACACATCTGGCGAGTTCAAGCGTCAAGTCAGCTCATTCCGAGACTGGATCTCTCGCGATCCCAACGCCAAGTATCCTGCTGAGGCTGGCCGATATCACCTCTATGTGAGCTACGCATGCCCGTGGGCGTGCCGTACACTCATCGCCCGCAAACTTAAGGGTCTTGAGGACATCATCTCCTACTCAGTTGTGCATTGGCATCTTGGTGAGGGAGGCTGGCGATTTGTTtccaaggatgaggacgTTCCCGGTGACAATGTGATTCCTGATCCCATCAAGGGTCATGAGGGGTTCACTCACTTGAAGGATGTGTACTTTGAGAGTGAGAAGAACTACGATGGTCGATATACTGTGCCAGTTCTGTTTGACAAGAAGACAAACCGAATTGTGAGCAACGAAAGCAGTGAAATTCTGCGAATGCTTGGTACTGAGGTGAGTTATTCAATGTGTGCTTTGACCTACGATTGCTAATCTTATCTAGTTTGACGACATGCTGGATGAGAAGTACAAGGCCATTCAGCTGTACCCTGAAGATCTTCAGAAGCAAATCGAGGAGGTCCATGAGTGGCAATACGGCGGCATCAACAATGGTGTTTACAAGTCCGGCTTCGCAACCACCAGTGAAGCATACGAGCGCAACGTCGTCGCCCTCTTTGAAGCTCTCGACCGCGCTGAGAAGCATCTCTCCGAGCAACAAGGCCCCTACTGGTTCGGCGACAAGATTAGCGAAGTCGATATTCGACTGTTCGTCACGATCATTCGCTTCGATCCCGTCTACGTGCAGCACTTCAAGTGCAACATCCGCGACATTCGCTCAGGATACCCAGCTCTGCACAAGTGGATGCGAAACCTGTACTGGAGCGATCCCGCATTCAAGGATACCACGCAGTTTGAGCATATCAAGTGGCACTACACCAGGAGCCACACTCAGATCAACCCTTTCTCTATCACGCCTGTTGGACCTCTGCCGCATATTCTGCCgcttgaggaggaggtgACTGCTGCGCAGAAGAAATAGGAACAAATATTGTCAATATGGGATGGTTAGctaaaataagaaatatcGAACATTGTATTATTTGTTGCAGAATATGTGCATGGTTTATTATGCAATCATGAGCCGAGTTTTATTGTTGATGAAACTGAGGTGAAGCCCAATGGCTGATTTGTTTCAAGGCGCACAGTACAGGTACCCGAGATTTTAGTGGAGGCAGTGGAACGACACGACTGAATTCCATCAAGTGGAGGCTCATTCTCAGTGCGTG
This genomic stretch from Fusarium oxysporum f. sp. lycopersici 4287 chromosome 2, whole genome shotgun sequence harbors:
- a CDS encoding peptidylprolyl isomerase — translated: MRPFSPASISRVTRTTTRINPFFTQPRNFSFTQAIMGVQKTIISEGSGASPQVGQKVTIQYTGWIKDESKPDNKGDQFDSSVGRGAFVVPIGVGQVIKGWDEGVTQMKLGEKALLDITPDYGYGARGFPGAIPPNATLLL
- a CDS encoding peptidylprolyl isomerase codes for the protein MRPFSPASISRVTRTTTRINPFFTQPRNFSFTQAIMGVQKTIISEGSGASPQVGQKVTIQYTGWIKDESKPDNKGDQFDSSVGRGAFVVPIGVGQVIKGWDEGVTQMKLGEKALLDITPDYGYGARGFPGAIPPNATLLFEVELQKIN
- a CDS encoding ubiquitin-activating enzyme E1 (At least one base has a quality score < 10), which gives rise to MAEQKQPEVDLATRMQVDESVVGHNEIDESLYSRQLYVLGHEAMKRMGASNVLIVGLKGLGVEIAKNIALAGVKSLTLYDPAPVQIADLSSQFFLTPSDVGKPRDEVTVPRVAELNAYTPVKLHQSPGLDGELSQFDKYQVVVLTNAPIHQQKAIGDYCHSKGIYVVIADTYGLFGSVFCDFGEKFTCIDPTGETPLNGIVAGIDEEGLVSALDETRHGLEDGDYVTFSEVEGMEALNGAEPRRITVKGPYTFSIGDVSGLGQYKRGGMYQQVKMPKIINFKDFTTALKEPEFLISDFAKFDRPQQLHLGFQALHAFQLTHKRLPNPMDNDDAIVVLGAAKKFAEQEGLDIQLDEKLLKELSYQAQGDLNPMAAYFGGIVAQEILKAVSGKFQPINQWMYFDSLESLPTSINEE
- a CDS encoding ubiquitin-activating enzyme E1, giving the protein MNRQFLKPCVFARLKPMIGLGTGPEGKIWVTDMDSIERSNLNRQFLFRADDVGQMKSDRAALAVQRMNPDLEGHMVTLKERVSPETENVFNEDFWRNLDGVTNALDNVEARTYVDRRCVFFQKPLLESGTLGTKGNTQVVLPHLTESYSSSQDPPEKEFPMCTIRSFPNKIDHTIAWAKEYMFEKLFVKAPQTVNLYLTQPQFIENSMKQGGNQKETLETIRNYLTTERPRTFEDCIAWARQLFETEFSNKIQQLLYNFPKDSETSSGTPFWSGPKRAPDALKFDPNNPSHFGFIVAAANLHAFNYNIKSPGTDRSIYLRELDNVIVPDFTPSSNVKIQADDKEPVEPESSNFDDNDEIEKLTASLPSPSSLSGFQLVPVDFEKDDDSNHHIDFITACSNLRAENYKIEPADRHKTKFIAGKIIPAIATTTALVTGLVVLELYKIIDGKDDLEQYKNGFINLALPFFGFSEPIASPKVEYQGPDGKVTLDKIWDRFEIEDITLKELLDTFKAKGLTISMLSSGVSLLYASFFPPSKLKERYDLKLSQLVETISKKPIPSHQKEVIFEIVAEDLAEEDVEVPYIKVKMA
- a CDS encoding glutathione S-transferase; amino-acid sequence: MLRFVFIDMPMQGIGIRSSRVFNRSSLFGPQQQQSIRFITSIKASSFKPSLTQVQPPHQIRMASTGKVTDWVKPGDTSGEFKRQVSSFRDWISRDPNAKYPAEAGRYHLYVSYACPWACRTLIARKLKGLEDIISYSVVHWHLGEGGWRFVSKDEDVPGDNVIPDPIKGHEGFTHLKDVYFESEKNYDGRYTVPVLFDKKTNRIVSNESSEILRMLGTEFDDMLDEKYKAIQLYPEDLQKQIEEVHEWQYGGINNGVYKSGFATTSEAYERNVVALFEALDRAEKHLSEQQGPYWFGDKISEVDIRLFVTIIRFDPVYVQHFKCNIRDIRSGYPALHKWMRNLYWSDPAFKDTTQFEHIKWHYTRSHTQINPFSITPVGPLPHILPLEEEVTAAQKK